From the genome of Halanaerobiales bacterium:
GTGTAACTAAACCTATTAAATATCTATCTAAAAATATGAATGAATTTAAAATAAATGAGAATACAAACTTTAATATCGATAGTTCAAAAATAAAAGAAATTGACGATATTCAACATAATTTCAAAGAAATGACAGAAGAAGTAAATATAAGTTATGATCAATTAGAAGCATATAATAAAGAGATTATGAAAAAAAATAAAAGATTGAATCAAATCAACAAAGCTCTTGATACTAATAAAAGAAAATATAAAAGTTTATTTAATAATATGTTGGATGGCTTTGCATATTATAAAATCAATTATGATGAAAGTATGCAGGCAGATCATTTAGAACTTATAGAAGCTAATGATGCTTTTGAAAAAATATTTAACTTAGAATCTAAAAATAATAAAGACAACTCAGAAAACCATTTTCCTATTTCTAAAGAAATTATTTTGGATAAGTATAATAAAATAATACAGGGAGAAAAGGATAATTTTAAATTTGAAAAATATTATAATGAAAAAGATCGTTGGCTTAATATAAATATATTTAGTACTTATAAAGGATATTTAGCTATAGTAATTTCTGATATCACTGAATTTAAAAAATCTAAAAAAGAAGCAGAAAAATTAAGTATAAATCTTGAAAAAATAATATCATTAACTTCTACATTGGCAACTAATGAATTAGATGAAAATGATTTTTTGAAAAAATTATTAAAAACAGCTGTAGAAGTTATACCTGAAGCAGATTATGGAACAGTGTATAAGAATAAAGATAATAAAGTTAAATTTGTACATGCAATAGGTCATGATTATGATAAGTTTAAAGATCTTTCTATTGATGAAAAGTATTTTTATAATGATAATAAAGAGATAGAAGTTATAGAAAATATAATGGAAAATAATGAAACAAAATTTGATAGTGAAAATCTTCATATTTTAAAAAGTGGCCAAAAAGATATAAAAGAAACGATGACCTTTGATCTCATTATAGATAATAAGGTTGTAGCTGGACTAAATATTGATATTAAACTTGAAAGCGAGAAAAAATTTGATGAATACTCAAAAAGATTATTTAAATCTCTAAAAAATATTTCTACTTCTTTTTATAAAATGCGTAAGTATAACATCCTACAAAACAAATTTACTAGAGAATTAATACTTTCAATAATAAGAATGCTAGAAATTCATGATCTTTATACCAGAGGGCATTCAGAAAAAGTTGCAAATTTATCTAAAGATATTGCGAAAGAATTAGGATTATCTGAAAGAAAAGTAAATGATGCTTATTGGGCAGGAATGGTTCATGATATAGGAAAAATATTGATACCGGATTATATTTTAAATAAAGAATCACCTTTAAAAGATAATGAATTTGAAATAATAAAAAAACATTCAATTTGGGGTTACCAAACATTATCAGCTACAGAAGATCTGCAAAATATAGCTCGTTTTGTTCTTTTTCACCATGAAAGATGGGATGGAAAAGGTTATCCACGGGGACTTAAAGGTGATAAAATTCCTTTGATTTCAAGAATATTAGCTGTGGCTGACGCCTGGGATGCGATGACAACTGATAGAGCTTATAGAAAAGCATTGTCTGACAAAGAAGCGATTGAAGAACTGAAAAATAATAAAGGTGAACAATTTGATCCTCAAATAGTAAATGCATTTTTGAAAGGCCACTTATCTTAAAAGTGGTCTTTTTTTGTTTTATATTAAGGAGGAATTTTCTTTCCCATACAGAAGTTTGTATATTAGGTACTAGTTTTAGGAAGGAAGATTTTAAAATGCTAAAAATTTATAAGGGTCCAACCGGTACTGGTAAAACTTCAATATTAGAAGAAAAGTTTAGAAAATGCTCTTTAAATAATGGTACTAATGAAAATATAGTTTTTTTAAAAAATGCAAGTAGTGTTAAGAACTGGAGAAATAATCTTGATTTAGAATATTTAGGTCCACTTAATATTTTTACGTATTTTGGTTTTATTCAAAAAGAAGTTAAAGATAGATGGCCTTATATTGAAAAAAATATAAAAGGGGTAAGAAATAAGATAGAACCAACTTTTATGAATGTAGAGACTGCTCATTTTGTGATGAGTAAGTATGTAGAAAAAAAACGAAAAAATAATGAGATCTTTGACTATATTAATGCTACTTCCTCTCAAATAGCAGTACAATTAATTGATAACTTAAATTATGGAGAAATGAATTGTCTTAATTTTAAGGAAATGAAAAATAGGTTAATTAACTGGGCTGGTGAAGATCAACAAAAACGCAAAATATTCAAAGAATCAATCAATATAATGAAAATATTCCGAGAATTTTGTATTAAAAATAAAGTAATAGATTATTCATTATTAGTTAATTTGTATAATAATCATTTATTAAAAAATGAAAATTATTTAAGCAAACTAAAAGAAAATTATACCAATATTATTGTTGATGATTTAGAAAAATCAGTTCCTGCTGCTCAAAATCTATTTGAAATTCTTAGTGATAATTCAAAAAATTCTTATATGGCTTTTAATCCTGAAGCAGGTATTAATAGGTTTTTTGGTGGTAATCCTAATTTAGCTAAAAATAAATTTTTAAGTAATGGAGAAGTAATAGAACTAAATAATTCTTATACTTCTACTGAAGAATCTAGAAATTTAGCAAAAGAATTTAAAATGAAAGTTTTTAATAATAAAAAAATATTAGAAAGCAATTATATAAAAGGGGAAATTGACACTGAATTAAGAGGAGATATGTTTATAGAAACAGCTCAAAAAATAATAAAATTAATAGAAAAAGGAGTCAAACCTGGAGAAATCGCATTAATTGCTCCTCATATTGATAAGGTAATGGAATTTACTTTTAACCATTATTTTAAAAATCATGGTTATAAATTATATAATTTTACTAATTCTAAAAGATTAGTAGATATTCCATTTGCTCAGGCACTTATTACTTTGACTTTATTGACAAATCCTGATTGGAATATTAATTTAGATTATTCTTCTTTACATCAAACTATTAGTTTGCTTCTTGATATTGATCCAGTAAGGAGTAGTTTGATTACAGAGGAAATTTTCAAAAACGCATATATTTTACCAAAAATTAACAGTCTTTCTTTGAGAGAAAGAATTGGTTTCAATACTGCGGAAAAATATGATCATCTAAAAATTTGGATTGATGAAAAGAAAAATCAGGAATT
Proteins encoded in this window:
- a CDS encoding HD-GYP domain-containing protein; the protein is MKKKPLASIMESKFKKLVIIFFVFFTAILLLGSLLLYNNFFESAKKDVYNDINFYFMELDNNFSVIESRVNDIFRDELNNIYENYGDEDFTENNKLSNIEKRIKRIEALNNNIKIDDLNYYLISDNGKIIDSNFKKDINLDLSKDVEIWENINSLEKGEIYLDSFDDEKRSNDVNIYSYLKLDNGNIFELGLSFSNINLIIKKQLNYLLSDKTTNISLYTDGFTPYFNNENNLEDNEKKIFQNSIENNKMIEKNTGFFTKNYYRGWNNNYGNRFVKVKVEYNLYKNAIYTMLLIFVFVLGFQLFLHYSFKDIVGSVTKPIKYLSKNMNEFKINENTNFNIDSSKIKEIDDIQHNFKEMTEEVNISYDQLEAYNKEIMKKNKRLNQINKALDTNKRKYKSLFNNMLDGFAYYKINYDESMQADHLELIEANDAFEKIFNLESKNNKDNSENHFPISKEIILDKYNKIIQGEKDNFKFEKYYNEKDRWLNINIFSTYKGYLAIVISDITEFKKSKKEAEKLSINLEKIISLTSTLATNELDENDFLKKLLKTAVEVIPEADYGTVYKNKDNKVKFVHAIGHDYDKFKDLSIDEKYFYNDNKEIEVIENIMENNETKFDSENLHILKSGQKDIKETMTFDLIIDNKVVAGLNIDIKLESEKKFDEYSKRLFKSLKNISTSFYKMRKYNILQNKFTRELILSIIRMLEIHDLYTRGHSEKVANLSKDIAKELGLSERKVNDAYWAGMVHDIGKILIPDYILNKESPLKDNEFEIIKKHSIWGYQTLSATEDLQNIARFVLFHHERWDGKGYPRGLKGDKIPLISRILAVADAWDAMTTDRAYRKALSDKEAIEELKNNKGEQFDPQIVNAFLKGHLS
- a CDS encoding UvrD-helicase domain-containing protein yields the protein MLKIYKGPTGTGKTSILEEKFRKCSLNNGTNENIVFLKNASSVKNWRNNLDLEYLGPLNIFTYFGFIQKEVKDRWPYIEKNIKGVRNKIEPTFMNVETAHFVMSKYVEKKRKNNEIFDYINATSSQIAVQLIDNLNYGEMNCLNFKEMKNRLINWAGEDQQKRKIFKESINIMKIFREFCIKNKVIDYSLLVNLYNNHLLKNENYLSKLKENYTNIIVDDLEKSVPAAQNLFEILSDNSKNSYMAFNPEAGINRFFGGNPNLAKNKFLSNGEVIELNNSYTSTEESRNLAKEFKMKVFNNKKILESNYIKGEIDTELRGDMFIETAQKIIKLIEKGVKPGEIALIAPHIDKVMEFTFNHYFKNHGYKLYNFTNSKRLVDIPFAQALITLTLLTNPDWNINLDYSSLHQTISLLLDIDPVRSSLITEEIFKNAYILPKINSLSLRERIGFNTAEKYDHLKIWIDEKKNQELDVAHFFQLVFGELLAPLSPDDEDILACRQMIDSVNKFKNVVESFKDFNQKELGKDFIEMIYNGTIAAEVLFQNEHTDDEIILATPYKFLQSPQIDSVKYIFLLDISSNNWLKSIAKELSNPYIFSPQWKNNKNWDDELDQNLRKKQLVEFLQSIISKSKKGIYLNDSYLNSRGWEQEGKLFDWLQFNNEVVLND